CAGGCCGGTGGCGCCCGGCTCCAGCGGGATCTGACGCAGCTCGACGTCGAAGTAGCGGGCGAACTTGTCCCAGCAGATCTGCACGGGCCCGCAGACGAGGTTCGGCCGGTCCGTCGGCTTGCCCTCCTTGCGGCGCTTCTCCCGCCACCGCCACTTCAGGGCCAGGCCGCCCAGCATGGCGGCCTCGCTGGAGCCGGTGGTGGAGCAGCCGATCGCGGTGCCCTCGCCGGTCGCGCTCCCGGGGGCGTTCCACAGGTCGGCCAGGATGTTCACGCACCGCGACTCGATCTCGGCGGTCTGCGGGTACTCGTCCTTGTCGATCATGTTCTTGTCGAGGCACTCGTCCATCAGCCGGCGGACCTCGTCGTCCGTCCACGTCGTGCAGAACGTCGCGAGGTTCTGCGCCGAGTTGCCGTCGAGCAGCAGCTCGTTGTGAAGCATCGCGTAGACGACCGCGGGGATGTTCGGCTCTTCCGGCATCCGGTGCTTCGGCAGGACCCGCTCGCTCAGCGCCGACGCGAACACGTCGGTGGCCGCGTCGGCACTCTTCGGGGCCTTCATCTCATGGAGCGCCACAGTTTCCCCTTCGATCAGCGGTCTCGTCGACAGTCCTCTCATCAACCCACGGGGCCGGGCAGGGCGCCCGGCAGCGGCCGCGACCGTTGACCCACCCGGGTGAGGGGGCCGCCGAGGCCCTGTCCTGCGGCTCCCACGACCAGTACGTTCCGGACGAAGTGGATCATCACGGGAAGGCCTTCACCACATGACCCCTCGCACCATCAGCCGCTCCGACCGACAGGACGCCGCCGCCTCCGACGCCGCCGCCGATGCCTTCGCTGCCGACGCCGACGCCGACGCCTTCGAGTCCTACGACGACCTCCCCGAGCGCCTCATCGGCTACCCGGCCGTCTTCCACGCCCTCGGCATCGGCTCCTCCGCCGTCCGTACGGTCCTGGACTACGGCTGCGGGCCCGGCAAGGTCGCCACCCGTGTCGTCGAGGCCTCCGACGCGCGCGTGGTGGCCGTCGACCGCTCGTCCCGCATGCTGGAGATCGCCCGTGAGCGGCGCCCGCACCCGCGGATCGACTACCGGCTGAGCGACGACGGCGGTCTCGGCCTCCTCGCCGACGGTTCCGTCGACGCCGCCATGGCCTGCTTCGTCTTCACCACCACCGGAGACATCGCCGACCTGCACGAGATCGCCGCCGAGGCGCACCGCGTGCTGCGCCCCGGTGGCCGGTTCGCCGTGCTGGACGCCAACCCCCGCACCACGGGCATCCGGTTCTCCACCTTCCGCAGCGGCGAGCCGGGGCGCGTCTACACGAAGGGCGAGCGGCGGCGGTCGCGCCGGGAGCGGCCCGGTGGCGAGGCCCCGCTGGAGCTGGTCGACCACCACTGGCCGTGCCAGACGTACCTCGACGTCCTCGGCAAGGCCGGGTTCACCGACCTGGACCTCCACGAGCCCGTCCTCACCCACCGGTCGGCGCAGCTGGGGAGCGATCCGGCGGAGGCCGGGCACCCGCCGTTCCTCGTGGTGTCGGGGGTCAAGTGACGGGCGTGCCCCCGGCCGGCCGCCGGCCGGCCGTCAGCTGTCGGAGTAGCTGAAGTCCCCCACGGTCCAGGCGCTGACGTCCGCGATCGCGACGCGGTACATCCCGCCGGTCTCGGGCATGCCCACCGTGCCCTGGAGGATGCGGGCGAGGTGGAAGTGGAGGTGGGTGGGGGGCTCCACGGTCTTCAGCTCCTCCCGTACGGGGGAGAAGACGCCGGAGAACTCGCCCAGCTGCGCCGAGTCCGTCAGGACCTCCGACACGCGCTGTCTCCACAGGGCTTCCGGTGCGAGGCGCCCGGTGATGACCACTCCCCCCGCGACCACGGTGAGGGACATCTGATTGCTCCGCCCGGACTCCACGGTGGCGGCGACGTCGACGAGCAGCTCGTCAGGGATCGACATGGAAGCCGATTCTAAGGGGCGTCTCGCCGATCGGGCCGGATCAGGGAGC
The DNA window shown above is from Streptomyces vietnamensis and carries:
- a CDS encoding class I SAM-dependent methyltransferase; protein product: MTPRTISRSDRQDAAASDAAADAFAADADADAFESYDDLPERLIGYPAVFHALGIGSSAVRTVLDYGCGPGKVATRVVEASDARVVAVDRSSRMLEIARERRPHPRIDYRLSDDGGLGLLADGSVDAAMACFVFTTTGDIADLHEIAAEAHRVLRPGGRFAVLDANPRTTGIRFSTFRSGEPGRVYTKGERRRSRRERPGGEAPLELVDHHWPCQTYLDVLGKAGFTDLDLHEPVLTHRSAQLGSDPAEAGHPPFLVVSGVK